In Croceicoccus sp. Ery15, a genomic segment contains:
- a CDS encoding Lrp/AsnC family transcriptional regulator gives MPSAKSDLDGFDLHLLELLQRDSRQPVAALAEAVGLSPPACYRRIRRLRETGAIEGEVAIVKPTTLGWNLSVLVTVTLDREDGPTIRDLMTKIVSHSQVVDCANVTGEIDLIVRMVARDMEHYDDAAIELFATDERVRSFKTFVVIREMHSTATSLK, from the coding sequence ATGCCTTCCGCAAAATCCGATCTCGACGGGTTCGACCTGCATCTGCTGGAGCTTTTGCAACGGGATTCGCGCCAGCCAGTCGCGGCGCTTGCCGAGGCAGTCGGCCTGTCCCCTCCGGCCTGCTACCGGCGGATCAGGCGCTTACGGGAAACGGGCGCGATCGAAGGCGAGGTTGCGATCGTGAAGCCCACGACGCTGGGCTGGAACCTGTCGGTCTTGGTCACAGTCACGCTCGACCGCGAGGACGGTCCGACGATCCGCGACCTGATGACAAAGATCGTGAGTCACTCACAAGTTGTCGATTGCGCCAATGTAACGGGAGAGATCGACCTGATCGTTCGTATGGTGGCACGCGACATGGAGCACTACGACGATGCCGCGATAGAGCTGTTCGCCACAGACGAGCGCGTTCGCAGTTTCAAGACATTCGTCGTCATTCGCGAAATGCATTCGACCGCCACGTCCTTGAAGTGA
- a CDS encoding IS110 family transposase, whose product MHMLAIDLGKQSFHIYGISDDGEVVSRKVGRAKLVDAVTRLQPRLVAMEACASSHHWGRTFEALGHEVRLIHPRFVKPFVKGSKNDAVDAEAIFEAATRPTMRFVPLKSVEQQDLQALHRTRDRLVVQRTALINHTRGLLAEYGIVMPAGASRFRLKIDKMIETAELSDLAKPLFRQLVEEYRDLDTRVSALDDMLVKICRTDERCKRLTTLPGVGPIVATSLVAAIDDGQHFKSGRALSAWIGLVPRQYTTGGKPRLGGIGSRANHYLRRQLIHGARSALLRISKHEDRRSKWAQDLLSRAGHNKTLVAMANKTARMAWAILRSGESYKIA is encoded by the coding sequence ATGCACATGCTGGCGATCGATTTGGGTAAGCAGTCCTTCCACATTTATGGGATAAGCGACGATGGCGAAGTGGTATCGCGCAAGGTTGGTCGGGCCAAGCTCGTCGACGCGGTGACCAGATTACAACCGCGTCTGGTTGCGATGGAAGCTTGCGCCAGCTCGCACCACTGGGGTCGCACCTTCGAGGCGCTGGGACATGAGGTGCGGCTCATCCATCCGCGGTTTGTGAAGCCGTTCGTGAAGGGATCGAAGAACGACGCAGTCGATGCCGAAGCCATTTTCGAAGCGGCAACCAGACCAACCATGCGGTTCGTGCCGCTGAAGAGCGTCGAGCAGCAGGATCTTCAAGCCCTGCATCGAACACGCGACAGGCTGGTCGTCCAGCGGACCGCTTTGATCAACCATACGCGCGGGCTTTTGGCCGAGTATGGCATCGTCATGCCCGCTGGCGCGTCCCGCTTCCGCTTGAAGATCGACAAGATGATTGAGACCGCCGAACTCTCGGACTTGGCCAAGCCCCTGTTTCGACAACTCGTCGAAGAGTATCGCGACCTTGATACCAGAGTGTCGGCTCTCGATGACATGCTGGTCAAGATCTGCCGCACTGACGAGCGTTGCAAGCGCCTGACAACGCTGCCTGGCGTTGGACCGATCGTCGCGACCTCCTTGGTGGCCGCGATCGACGATGGCCAACACTTCAAATCGGGCAGAGCCCTCTCTGCCTGGATCGGTCTGGTTCCGCGACAATACACGACGGGCGGCAAGCCAAGGCTTGGCGGCATCGGCAGCAGAGCCAACCACTACCTTCGGCGGCAACTCATACACGGGGCTCGATCGGCATTGCTGAGGATCAGCAAGCACGAGGACCGGCGATCAAAATGGGCGCAGGATCTGCTATCACGAGCTGGGCACAACAAAACGCTCGTCGCCATGGCGAACAAGACGGCTCGCATGGCATGGGCGATATTGCGCAGCGGAGAGAGCTACAAGATCGCGTGA
- a CDS encoding IS3 family transposase (programmed frameshift): MKPKSSSSKKPAEQVVKDIRRKTRRHFSAEDKIRIVLDGLRGDDSIAELCRREGIAQSLYYTWSKEFMEAGKRRLAGDTARAATTDEVKDLRREARDLKECVADLTLENRLLKKKHDRGWGRRRMRYPASEKLEIIRIVEQSHLPAKRTLDQLGVARRTFYRWYDRYLEGGPEALADRPSTPSRVWNRIAPEVQDQIVDMALEHSELSPRELAVRFTDEKRYFVSEATVYRLLKAHDLITSPAYTVIKAAEAFHTKTTRPNEMWQTDFTYFKIIGWGWMYLSTVLDDYSRYIIAWKLCTTMRAEDVTDTLDMALAASGCDHANVLHRPRLLSDNGPSYIAGELAEYIEANKMSHVRGAPFHPQTQGKIERWHQTLKNRVLLENYFLPGDLHQQIEAFVEHYNHCRYHESLDNVTPADTYFGRAPAIIKRRERIKRKTLEHRRLQHRRLAA, encoded by the exons ATGAAGCCCAAATCCTCAAGCTCCAAAAAGCCCGCCGAACAGGTGGTAAAGGACATCCGCCGCAAGACCCGCCGACACTTCTCAGCGGAAGACAAGATCCGGATCGTGCTCGATGGGCTACGAGGCGATGACTCCATTGCCGAGCTTTGCCGCCGCGAGGGTATCGCCCAGAGCCTGTATTACACTTGGTCCAAAGAGTTCATGGAGGCTGGCAAGCGTCGCCTCGCCGGTGACACGGCCCGCGCTGCGACCACGGACGAGGTGAAGGACCTGCGCCGTGAGGCCCGCGACCTGAAGGAGTGCGTGGCCGACCTCACCCTGGAGAACCGCTTGCTCAA AAAAAAGCATGATCGCGGATGGGGGAGGCGACGAATGAGATACCCCGCATCCGAGAAGCTCGAGATCATCCGGATCGTCGAGCAATCGCACCTGCCCGCCAAGCGCACGCTGGACCAGCTCGGCGTTGCTCGCCGGACCTTCTACCGCTGGTATGATCGCTACCTTGAAGGCGGGCCCGAAGCGCTGGCAGACCGGCCATCGACGCCGAGCCGGGTGTGGAACAGGATCGCGCCCGAGGTTCAGGATCAGATCGTCGACATGGCTCTGGAACACAGCGAGCTATCGCCGAGAGAGCTGGCGGTGCGCTTCACCGACGAGAAGCGCTACTTCGTGTCCGAAGCCACGGTCTACCGCCTGCTCAAGGCCCACGACCTCATCACCAGCCCGGCCTATACGGTGATCAAGGCGGCAGAGGCGTTCCACACGAAGACCACGCGCCCGAATGAGATGTGGCAGACAGACTTTACCTACTTCAAGATCATCGGGTGGGGCTGGATGTATCTGTCGACCGTGCTCGACGATTACTCGCGCTACATCATTGCATGGAAGCTCTGCACCACCATGCGAGCCGAGGACGTCACTGACACGCTCGATATGGCGCTAGCAGCCTCAGGCTGCGATCACGCCAACGTGCTGCACAGGCCCCGCCTGCTCAGCGATAATGGCCCCAGCTACATCGCTGGCGAACTGGCCGAATACATCGAGGCCAACAAGATGAGCCACGTGCGCGGCGCACCCTTCCACCCACAGACCCAAGGCAAGATCGAGCGCTGGCACCAGACCCTGAAGAACCGCGTGCTGCTAGAGAACTACTTCCTGCCCGGCGATCTCCACCAGCAGATCGAGGCCTTCGTCGAGCATTACAACCACTGCCGATACCACGAGAGCCTCGACAATGTGACACCTGCCGATACCTACTTCGGCAGGGCTCCTGCCATCATCAAACGAAGAGAAAGGATCAAGCGAAAGACACTCGAACATCGGCGCTTGCAACACCGCAGGCTCGCCGCCTAA
- a CDS encoding IS5 family transposase (programmed frameshift) → MTRRRFELTDDEWLVIEPLLPNKPRGVPRVDDRRVIDGILWRFRTGSPWADIPERYGPHTTCYNRFVRWRKAGVWDRLLEAVSQAFDGELVMIDSSSIRVHQHGATPKKGDPNRCMGRSRGGLTTKIHALVDGRGLPIQLHLSEGQASDCREAERLLAAVPNATTFLADKAYDSDAIRSQITAQGGFANIPVKRNRRKGFAFSSFLYRYRNLVERFFGKLKNARGLATRYDKRSDNFLAAIKLFCTRLWIAANESTP, encoded by the exons ATGACGCGTCGTAGATTTGAACTGACCGATGATGAGTGGCTGGTGATCGAGCCGTTGTTGCCGAACAAGCCTCGCGGGGTTCCGCGTGTGGATGACCGGCGGGTCATCGACGGGATATTGTGGCGCTTTCGCACGGGCAGTCCTTGGGCTGATATTCCCGAGCGCTATGGCCCACATACCACCTGCTACAACCGTTTCGTGCGCTGGCGCAAAGCCGGTGTGTGGGACCGCCTTCTCGAAGCGGTGAGCCAAGCCTTCGACGGCGAGTTGGTCATGATCGACAGTTCTTCCATCCGGGTCCACCAGCACGGTGCGACCC CTAAAAAGGGGGACCCAAATCGCTGCATGGGACGTTCCCGGGGCGGTTTGACAACCAAGATCCATGCCCTGGTTGATGGTCGCGGCCTGCCGATCCAACTGCATCTGTCCGAAGGCCAGGCGAGCGATTGCCGTGAGGCCGAGAGGCTGCTGGCCGCCGTGCCGAACGCCACCACCTTTCTCGCCGATAAGGCTTATGACAGCGATGCCATTCGCAGTCAGATCACCGCGCAGGGTGGCTTCGCCAACATCCCAGTCAAGCGCAATCGTCGCAAAGGCTTCGCGTTCAGCAGCTTCCTGTATCGCTACCGTAATCTGGTCGAGCGTTTCTTCGGGAAACTCAAAAACGCCAGAGGCTTGGCCACCAGATACGACAAACGAAGCGATAACTTCCTCGCTGCCATCAAGCTCTTCTGCACACGCCTATGGATCGCCGCTAATGAGTCTACGCCCTAA
- a CDS encoding universal stress protein, producing MAMPYRELIVDASPHSSVREILIRARTLATRLEARVSALSYAWPRASVSDFVTQNVLSGAEQERAVKRELAAARGAFETVFESASVTAEWCSGIGNPDKALLGHLLTSDLLVSSTKEPELCVLPNAGGLTVRTGVPVLILGEQKNEREFQRILVAWKDTAQARRALHFSLPILALAEKITVVGVGDEVSSESLSKVVIYLQNHGVRACDQHVPLSSHDVCAELISLARHKETDLIVAGIRTGENFVERLFGGATQKILKDRSMSWFLSN from the coding sequence ATGGCCATGCCTTACCGTGAATTGATCGTTGATGCGTCCCCGCACAGCAGCGTGCGGGAAATCCTGATCCGAGCCCGCACGTTGGCTACGAGGCTCGAGGCGCGGGTCTCAGCGCTCTCATATGCATGGCCCCGCGCTTCGGTGTCGGATTTTGTTACACAAAATGTGCTGTCGGGTGCCGAACAAGAGCGCGCTGTTAAGAGGGAACTGGCGGCAGCACGCGGCGCCTTCGAAACGGTATTTGAGTCAGCGAGCGTTACCGCAGAATGGTGTTCGGGCATCGGCAATCCTGACAAAGCCCTACTAGGCCATCTGCTGACCAGCGATCTCTTAGTTTCAAGTACAAAAGAACCCGAGCTATGCGTGCTCCCAAACGCCGGAGGACTTACAGTTCGCACGGGAGTGCCAGTTTTGATCCTGGGGGAACAAAAAAATGAGCGAGAATTCCAGCGCATATTGGTCGCCTGGAAAGATACCGCTCAGGCTCGCCGAGCCCTGCATTTTTCGCTCCCAATACTTGCTTTGGCGGAGAAGATCACCGTTGTTGGCGTCGGAGATGAGGTTTCCTCCGAGAGCCTGTCCAAGGTCGTCATATATCTCCAGAACCATGGCGTACGTGCTTGCGACCAGCATGTGCCACTATCCTCGCACGATGTTTGCGCGGAATTGATCAGCCTCGCAAGGCATAAGGAGACCGACTTAATTGTGGCCGGCATTCGCACGGGCGAAAATTTCGTAGAGCGTCTGTTCGGCGGGGCAACCCAAAAGATTTTGAAAGACAGATCCATGTCGTGGTTTCTATCAAACTGA
- a CDS encoding IS5 family transposase (programmed frameshift) → MTRRRFELTDDEWLVIEPLLPNKPRGVPRVDDRRVIDGILWRFRTGSPWADIPERYGPHTTCYNRFVRWRKAGVWDRLLEAVSQAFDGELVMIDSSSIRVHQHGATPKKGDPNRCMGRSRGGLTTKIHALVDGRGLPIQLHLSEGQASDCREAERLLAAVPNATTFLADKAYDSDAIRSQITAQGGFANIPVKRNRRKGFAFSSFLYRYRNLVERFFGKLKNARGLATRYDKRSDNFLAAIKLFCTRLWIAANESTP, encoded by the exons ATGACGCGTCGTAGATTTGAACTGACCGATGATGAGTGGCTGGTGATCGAGCCGTTGTTGCCGAACAAGCCTCGCGGGGTTCCGCGTGTGGATGACCGGCGGGTCATCGACGGGATATTGTGGCGCTTTCGCACGGGCAGTCCTTGGGCTGATATTCCCGAGCGCTATGGCCCACATACCACCTGCTACAACCGTTTCGTGCGCTGGCGCAAAGCCGGTGTGTGGGACCGCCTTCTCGAAGCGGTGAGCCAAGCCTTCGACGGCGAGTTGGTCATGATCGACAGTTCTTCCATCCGGGTCCACCAGCACGGTGCGACCC CTAAAAAGGGGGACCCAAATCGCTGCATGGGACGTTCCCGGGGCGGTTTGACAACCAAGATCCATGCCCTGGTTGATGGTCGCGGCCTGCCGATCCAACTGCATCTGTCCGAAGGCCAGGCGAGCGATTGCCGTGAGGCCGAGAGGCTGCTGGCCGCCGTGCCGAACGCCACCACCTTTCTCGCCGATAAGGCTTATGACAGCGATGCCATTCGCAGTCAGATCACCGCGCAGGGTGGCTTCGCCAACATCCCAGTCAAGCGCAATCGTCGCAAAGGCTTCGCGTTCAGCAGCTTCCTGTATCGCTACCGTAATCTGGTCGAGCGTTTCTTCGGGAAACTCAAAAACGCCAGAGGCTTGGCCACCAGATACGACAAACGAAGCGATAACTTCCTCGCTGCCATCAAGCTCTTCTGCACACGCCTATGGATCGCCGCTAATGAGTCTACGCCCTAG
- a CDS encoding IS1380 family transposase, with the protein MNNDIASAFGFPAVGRKKVTAAFDGGRLTSDGGVLLLAQAERAMGICQRLAACISDPRDPGRVVHHLDDILRARIFAISCGYEDADDLDALRDDPGFRLALGKLPGSGVGLASQPTMSRWENAPTTRELARMMAAMIDIYCASYPAAPAAVTLDIDDTCDVVHGYQQLSFWNGHHGERCFLPIHVYDTATGRPVAMLLRAGKTPSGAEAAGHIRRLVRHLRRHWPDTHITIRGDGHYGRPEVMTLCEATGVDYVFGLPTNAVLRADPEIVTVADACAVRRAQRQCPVLRNYAETRYGAKSWKCQRRVVARIEASTLGMDIRYVVTSLTEGSAEHIYDTLYCARGQAENLIKRHKSQLASDRTSCRSAGANQMRLILHTAAYWLLWRIQQEIPRATALATAEFATLRLRLLKVAARVIETATRIRVAFASACPDAGVFKAITTSLRPAPT; encoded by the coding sequence ATGAACAACGATATCGCAAGCGCATTTGGATTCCCAGCAGTCGGCCGCAAGAAAGTCACAGCCGCTTTCGACGGCGGCCGGCTTACCTCGGATGGCGGCGTGTTGCTGCTGGCACAGGCCGAACGAGCGATGGGGATCTGCCAGCGGCTTGCAGCCTGCATTTCCGATCCGCGTGACCCGGGCAGAGTGGTGCATCACCTCGACGATATCCTGCGCGCCCGCATCTTTGCGATCAGCTGTGGCTATGAGGACGCCGATGATCTCGACGCTCTGCGCGACGATCCGGGCTTCCGCCTGGCGCTGGGCAAGCTGCCGGGATCGGGCGTGGGGCTTGCGAGCCAACCGACCATGAGCCGGTGGGAAAATGCGCCGACTACGCGCGAGTTGGCCAGGATGATGGCCGCGATGATCGACATCTACTGCGCCAGCTATCCCGCCGCGCCGGCGGCGGTGACGCTGGATATCGATGACACCTGTGATGTCGTGCACGGCTATCAGCAACTCTCGTTCTGGAACGGTCATCACGGGGAGCGCTGCTTCCTGCCGATTCATGTCTACGACACCGCCACCGGTCGGCCGGTGGCAATGCTGCTGCGCGCCGGCAAGACACCGTCGGGCGCCGAGGCTGCCGGACACATTCGGCGCCTGGTGCGCCATCTTCGGCGGCACTGGCCCGATACCCACATCACCATCCGCGGCGACGGGCACTATGGGCGGCCCGAGGTCATGACGTTGTGCGAGGCGACCGGCGTCGATTACGTATTTGGTCTGCCGACCAACGCCGTGCTGCGTGCCGATCCCGAAATCGTCACCGTCGCCGATGCTTGTGCCGTCAGGCGGGCTCAACGCCAATGCCCGGTCCTGCGCAACTATGCCGAGACCCGCTACGGCGCCAAAAGCTGGAAATGCCAGCGCCGCGTCGTCGCCCGGATTGAGGCCAGCACGCTGGGCATGGACATCCGCTATGTCGTCACCTCGCTGACCGAAGGCTCGGCCGAGCACATCTACGACACGCTGTACTGCGCCCGCGGTCAGGCCGAGAACCTGATCAAGCGCCACAAGAGCCAGCTCGCCAGCGATCGCACCTCGTGCCGCTCGGCGGGCGCCAACCAGATGCGCCTCATCCTGCACACCGCCGCATACTGGCTCCTGTGGCGAATCCAGCAGGAAATCCCAAGAGCCACCGCACTCGCCACCGCCGAGTTCGCCACGCTGCGCCTGCGCCTGCTCAAGGTCGCTGCCCGCGTCATCGAAACCGCCACGCGTATCCGCGTCGCCTTCGCTTCGGCTTGCCCGGATGCCGGTGTGTTCAAGGCCATCACCACCAGTCTGCGACCAGCGCCCACATAG
- a CDS encoding MBL fold metallo-hydrolase has protein sequence MVAFIAIAVITVDFFIDIERNNVEWQDRKMVSVGNFGSVDAVDITPLVNWSSRNDALSTEAGVSYLIRTVDQTILFDAGFNRDEDSVSPLGRNIEALGIDPREIGTVFLSHLHRDHMGGASAESARRIEPGIDGFSLGGRRVFSPESLDMPDSAVTELVLPSAIGPGLATTGPIGRRLFIGQVNEQALVINVKRKGLVVIVGCGHQTVDKLVTRIHESFAQPIYAIVGDLHFPVPEGRLKIFGVDVQRRLASGDGPHAPMTMEDANSFLAWARQSGIRFVLGGHDTSDELLRRLTNDAAIEGQIAWVGETVSFGEGSPQ, from the coding sequence TTGGTTGCGTTCATCGCTATTGCTGTAATCACTGTTGATTTTTTCATCGACATAGAAAGGAACAACGTCGAGTGGCAGGATCGCAAGATGGTTTCAGTCGGCAATTTCGGATCGGTTGATGCCGTCGATATCACCCCTCTTGTAAACTGGTCTTCGCGGAACGATGCTCTTTCAACGGAGGCCGGCGTCAGCTACCTCATTCGTACCGTGGACCAGACCATCTTGTTCGATGCAGGATTTAACAGAGATGAGGATAGTGTAAGTCCCCTTGGGAGAAATATCGAGGCTCTTGGAATAGATCCACGCGAGATCGGCACCGTGTTCCTTTCACATCTACATCGCGATCATATGGGAGGCGCATCAGCTGAATCGGCCCGCCGAATTGAGCCAGGAATAGACGGGTTCTCCCTTGGGGGGCGCAGAGTATTCTCCCCGGAAAGCTTGGACATGCCGGACAGCGCCGTTACCGAGTTGGTATTGCCCTCGGCGATCGGTCCGGGATTGGCAACTACAGGACCGATCGGAAGAAGACTGTTCATCGGACAGGTCAACGAACAAGCTCTTGTTATCAATGTGAAGCGGAAAGGCTTGGTAGTGATCGTGGGTTGCGGACACCAGACTGTCGACAAATTGGTGACAAGAATTCATGAGAGCTTCGCGCAGCCAATTTATGCAATTGTTGGCGACTTACATTTTCCGGTCCCGGAAGGTAGATTGAAAATATTCGGCGTCGATGTGCAACGGCGTTTGGCCTCGGGAGATGGTCCGCACGCGCCAATGACTATGGAAGATGCCAACTCATTTCTCGCGTGGGCGCGTCAAAGCGGCATCCGCTTTGTTCTCGGCGGTCATGACACCTCGGATGAATTGCTGCGACGACTGACGAACGATGCAGCGATTGAAGGGCAAATCGCCTGGGTCGGCGAGACTGTTAGCTTTGGTGAAGGCTCACCACAGTGA
- a CDS encoding PepSY domain-containing protein: MTRLHIGVARLAGGVVALGVLSACSGYTSIAHAQTAGEQAVSATPSSQTVLSMSEIIARARSLGFSDLSEIELEEGRYCVEALDQDGKRVEVFFDATTGDVIPDAEVHGDPMSERMSIQQILTKAQDLGFTNITEIEREGEKFCVKARNPEGEEVEIFLDAKTGELVEGDSASSDDPAELSEDAVRAKLESEGFSNIRKIEREKESGKYWVLASDENGEDVELHIDRITGEITRREQRSN; encoded by the coding sequence ATGACCAGATTACACATTGGAGTTGCGCGGTTGGCTGGCGGTGTGGTTGCTCTGGGGGTGCTGTCTGCCTGCTCGGGGTATACCTCAATTGCCCATGCTCAAACCGCGGGCGAGCAAGCGGTATCGGCAACCCCCAGCTCACAAACCGTTCTTTCGATGAGCGAGATCATAGCAAGAGCTCGGTCGCTGGGATTTTCCGACCTGAGCGAAATAGAGCTCGAGGAAGGGCGCTATTGCGTCGAGGCGCTCGATCAGGATGGCAAGAGGGTCGAGGTTTTTTTCGATGCCACAACCGGAGATGTAATTCCGGACGCAGAAGTGCATGGCGATCCGATGAGCGAACGGATGAGTATTCAACAGATTCTTACAAAGGCCCAAGACCTAGGTTTCACCAATATAACCGAGATAGAGCGCGAAGGCGAGAAATTTTGCGTCAAGGCGCGCAACCCTGAAGGCGAAGAAGTAGAGATCTTCCTGGATGCCAAGACAGGCGAGTTGGTTGAAGGAGACAGCGCTTCTTCAGATGATCCCGCCGAACTTTCGGAAGACGCCGTGAGAGCCAAGCTGGAGAGCGAGGGATTCTCGAATATCCGCAAGATCGAGCGCGAAAAGGAAAGTGGGAAGTACTGGGTACTAGCCAGTGATGAGAACGGTGAGGACGTAGAACTCCATATCGACCGCATCACGGGTGAAATAACTCGCCGCGAGCAGAGGTCAAATTAG